One Flavobacterium sp. 90 DNA segment encodes these proteins:
- a CDS encoding CBS domain-containing protein — protein MTNAERFIDSYNFVDKLLKDIEKDHYESFSSKVKNSKNPLIRNFKDKLLDYGELRNAIVHNPKIGGRFIAEPLEEVVIDFENLKEKLTNPKKVIPTFQFEVIGAHKNEKLDKVLKIMREMSFSQFPVFDDNNSIIELINTNTISRWLGKNIINDEIITENPKVSELISEIEFKNNYKFISRDCNIYTAYNFFIQQIENSNRNLDVLFITNSGSPNEKLLGLITIEDIANLI, from the coding sequence ATGACAAACGCCGAACGTTTTATTGATTCGTACAATTTTGTTGATAAACTTTTAAAGGATATAGAAAAGGATCATTATGAGTCATTCTCTTCAAAAGTAAAAAATAGCAAAAATCCGTTAATTAGAAATTTTAAAGATAAATTGCTAGATTATGGTGAACTTAGAAATGCAATTGTACATAACCCAAAAATTGGAGGCAGATTTATTGCTGAACCTTTAGAGGAAGTTGTTATCGATTTTGAAAACCTCAAAGAGAAACTTACAAATCCAAAGAAAGTTATTCCAACATTTCAGTTTGAAGTTATAGGTGCTCATAAAAATGAAAAGCTTGATAAAGTTTTAAAAATAATGAGAGAAATGTCATTTTCCCAATTTCCAGTATTTGACGATAATAATTCTATTATTGAACTTATAAATACAAATACTATTTCAAGGTGGTTGGGAAAAAACATTATTAATGACGAAATAATAACCGAGAATCCTAAAGTGTCTGAACTTATTTCCGAAATTGAGTTTAAGAATAATTATAAGTTCATTTCAAGAGATTGCAATATTTATACTGCTTATAATTTTTTCATACAACAAATTGAAAACAGCAATAGAAATCTTGATGTTCTTTTTATAACAAATAGCGGAAGTCCTAATGAAAAACTGTTAGGATTAATAACAATTGAAGATATTGCAAATTTGATATAA